Proteins from a single region of Chloroherpeton thalassium ATCC 35110:
- a CDS encoding acyl-CoA carboxylase subunit beta, with product MKRLLEEREKARLGGGEKRIDAQHQKGKFTARERIEMLLDEGSFEEYDMFVTHRTTDFGLDKEKYLSDGVITGHGTIDGRLVYIFSQDFTIFGGSLSETYAQKICKIMDQAMKVGAPIIGINDSGGARIQEGVRSLAGYADIFQRNILASGVVPQISAIFGPCAGGAVYSPALTDFIMMADKTSYMFVTGPKVAKTVTGEMITEEDLGGASVHATKSGVTHFVAQDENEGILLIRKLLSYLPQNNLEEPQVVECDDPIDRLEDSLNTIIPENPNIPYDVKDIIHEIVDNGEFLEIQRLYARNIVIGFAKFNGMSTGIVANQPSYLAGCLDIDASRKAARFVRFCDAFNIPIVTLVDVPGFLPGSAQEYGGIILHGAKLLYAFGEATVPKVTVILRKAYGGAYDVMSSKHLRGDVNYAWPSSEIAVMGPRGAIEVLYSKDLRKIENEEERAKFVAEKEAEYKDKFANPYEAARYGYIDDIIEPRNTRFRVIRALQTLSTKKDTNPPKKHCTMPL from the coding sequence ATGAAACGCCTACTTGAAGAAAGAGAAAAAGCCCGCCTTGGAGGAGGTGAAAAGCGCATCGACGCGCAGCACCAAAAGGGGAAATTCACCGCTCGCGAACGCATTGAAATGCTGCTGGATGAAGGCAGTTTCGAAGAGTACGACATGTTTGTCACGCACCGAACCACCGATTTCGGTTTGGACAAAGAAAAGTATCTCTCCGACGGTGTCATTACCGGTCACGGCACGATCGATGGGCGCTTGGTGTATATTTTCTCTCAAGATTTTACCATTTTCGGCGGCTCACTTTCGGAGACTTACGCACAAAAGATTTGCAAAATCATGGATCAAGCCATGAAAGTCGGCGCTCCGATTATTGGCATTAACGATAGCGGCGGCGCAAGAATTCAGGAAGGCGTGCGAAGCTTGGCCGGTTATGCGGATATTTTCCAACGAAATATTTTGGCTTCGGGTGTCGTGCCGCAAATTTCCGCTATTTTCGGCCCGTGCGCGGGCGGCGCCGTCTATTCGCCCGCGTTGACGGATTTTATCATGATGGCTGATAAAACCAGCTACATGTTTGTAACCGGTCCGAAAGTTGCCAAAACAGTGACCGGCGAAATGATTACGGAAGAAGATTTGGGCGGCGCGTCGGTTCATGCAACCAAATCCGGCGTCACGCATTTTGTTGCGCAAGACGAAAACGAAGGCATTTTGTTGATCCGCAAATTGCTGAGCTATTTGCCGCAAAATAATCTTGAAGAACCGCAAGTCGTCGAATGTGACGACCCAATTGATCGCTTGGAAGACTCGCTCAATACCATTATTCCCGAGAATCCGAATATCCCTTACGACGTGAAGGACATCATTCACGAGATTGTCGATAACGGTGAATTTCTGGAAATTCAGCGACTTTACGCGCGCAATATTGTGATTGGCTTTGCCAAGTTCAACGGCATGTCGACGGGCATTGTCGCCAACCAGCCGAGCTATCTGGCCGGTTGCTTGGACATCGACGCGTCCCGAAAAGCCGCTCGATTTGTGCGCTTTTGCGATGCGTTCAATATTCCGATTGTCACGTTGGTAGATGTGCCCGGATTTTTGCCCGGCAGCGCCCAAGAGTACGGCGGGATTATTTTGCACGGCGCGAAATTGCTTTATGCTTTCGGTGAAGCCACTGTTCCGAAGGTTACCGTTATTCTGCGAAAAGCCTACGGCGGCGCTTACGATGTGATGAGCTCCAAGCATCTGCGTGGCGATGTGAATTACGCTTGGCCATCATCCGAAATTGCTGTCATGGGGCCGCGCGGCGCAATTGAAGTGCTGTATAGCAAGGATTTGAGAAAAATTGAAAACGAAGAAGAGCGCGCCAAATTCGTTGCGGAAAAAGAGGCGGAATACAAGGACAAATTCGCGAATCCGTATGAAGCTGCTCGCTACGGCTACATTGATGACATCATCGAGCCGCGCAACACGCGTTTCCGCGTGATTCGGGCGCTTCAAACGCTTTCTACCAAGAAAGACACGAATCCGCCGAAAAAACATTGCACCATGCCACTTTAA
- a CDS encoding DUF3109 family protein translates to MARVEPITILNVQGVLVEKEVLREQFKCDLACCKGICCVEGELGAPVQSAEIDDIERNIENILRYLPEKNVSVIQKKGFYEAYKGDLYLQTVAGKECVFALKNAQGIVTCGIEAAFYEGQSDFLKPISCHLFPIRVKKKFGMDCLVYEYIPECNEARTVGQRIGLPVYAFIKPALIRKYGEAWYHDFEEVCHQFSEQ, encoded by the coding sequence ATGGCACGCGTAGAACCCATTACGATACTCAATGTACAAGGCGTTTTAGTAGAAAAAGAAGTGCTTCGTGAGCAATTCAAATGCGATTTGGCTTGTTGCAAAGGCATTTGCTGTGTGGAAGGCGAATTGGGCGCGCCCGTTCAAAGTGCTGAAATTGATGATATTGAGCGCAATATTGAAAATATTTTGCGCTATCTCCCCGAAAAAAATGTAAGCGTGATTCAAAAAAAAGGCTTTTACGAGGCGTATAAAGGCGATCTATACTTGCAAACCGTCGCTGGAAAAGAATGCGTATTTGCTTTGAAAAATGCGCAGGGAATTGTGACTTGCGGAATCGAGGCTGCGTTCTACGAAGGACAATCGGATTTTTTAAAACCCATTTCTTGCCATTTGTTTCCCATTCGAGTGAAAAAAAAATTTGGGATGGATTGCCTGGTTTATGAATATATCCCCGAATGCAACGAAGCAAGAACAGTCGGACAAAGAATCGGATTGCCGGTTTATGCGTTTATAAAGCCGGCATTAATTCGTAAATATGGAGAGGCTTGGTACCATGATTTCGAAGAAGTTTGTCATCAGTTTAGCGAGCAATAA